AAGACCATTGAGCAGTTACTTAAAATATTACTCAAAAATAAAACGATCGAATCTACTATTCCAAACTTATTTTTCTATTGCGCTGACAGACCAAGTAAAACCGTCAGCTATATTCAAGAGCCTAGCATATGTATCGTCCTACAAGGCGAGCGCGAGATTTACTTAGGAAAAGATTGCCAAAAATTTGACAATAGCAGCCTGATGTTTTGCCCTGTCGATATTCCTTTAAGTATGCATATTAAGCATGCTTCGTCAGACCATCCTGTCATCGTTTTATCAATGAAATTAAATCTTGTGATGATTCAAGAAGTACTCGCTAGAATACCGCCTCAACAACAAGTAAAAGAAGGTTATTTGGGAATAAAATGGCAATTAGATGACGCTATAATGCAAGCGTTTGAGCGATTGGTAAACTTACTTGATTGTCCAAATGATACTGGTTTTTTATCTTCTTTAATACAGCAAGAAATTTATTATCGCCTGCTCTCGGCACAACAAGGGAATAAGTTGCGACAACTGGTCATCAATGGCAGTCATACTCACCGTATTGCAC
The window above is part of the Psychrobacter cryohalolentis K5 genome. Proteins encoded here:
- a CDS encoding AraC family transcriptional regulator, with product MQLKTIEQLLKILLKNKTIESTIPNLFFYCADRPSKTVSYIQEPSICIVLQGEREIYLGKDCQKFDNSSLMFCPVDIPLSMHIKHASSDHPVIVLSMKLNLVMIQEVLARIPPQQQVKEGYLGIKWQLDDAIMQAFERLVNLLDCPNDTGFLSSLIQQEIYYRLLSAQQGNKLRQLVINGSHTHRIAQATDWLKAHLDEPVVIGDLASRCGMSISGFHQHFKEITQLSPLQYQKKLRLMEARRLIITNDSQISQIAMQVGYESPSQFSREYKRLFGNSPNSDLS